Proteins co-encoded in one Methanotorris formicicus Mc-S-70 genomic window:
- the mmp11 gene encoding methanogenesis marker protein 11, which translates to MEELHYKRIVAMVDKGLNLVELVEEHPCPNGAEWVVYQYQRTSPLIVSAWREGNKHHFVTKIGKADLNLIPSISAAGIEEVFLEGENVHIVHAGLAGAGVGAEMRKKAENVVDVIIHQKGGGSKLGKAEVITPKMEKVIVGIDDTDTKEEGATWVLANEIGKSVEKEGYGYYMDHTIVQLYPGNPNKTQNCVSIALTFAVYPKYKYKIDELIKKELKEKSLSDDTSMAIYYGITPSKSMKLFALRAKRELVSIEDARAIAMQNDIRVVKVNGEGGIIGAVAALGLAEHHDIAAKLPEDL; encoded by the coding sequence ATGGAGGAACTGCATTATAAAAGAATCGTGGCAATGGTTGATAAAGGGTTGAATTTGGTGGAGTTAGTTGAAGAACACCCGTGTCCAAATGGAGCAGAGTGGGTCGTCTATCAGTATCAAAGAACCTCCCCTTTAATTGTCTCAGCATGGAGAGAGGGAAATAAACATCATTTTGTCACAAAGATTGGAAAGGCAGATTTAAACTTAATCCCCTCAATATCTGCCGCGGGTATTGAGGAAGTGTTTTTGGAAGGGGAAAATGTTCACATAGTTCACGCTGGTTTGGCAGGTGCTGGAGTAGGGGCAGAGATGAGAAAGAAAGCAGAAAACGTAGTTGATGTAATAATCCACCAAAAAGGTGGGGGTTCAAAATTAGGGAAAGCAGAGGTTATAACCCCAAAAATGGAAAAGGTTATTGTTGGGATAGATGATACTGATACAAAAGAGGAAGGGGCTACCTGGGTTTTAGCAAATGAGATTGGAAAATCTGTTGAAAAGGAAGGCTATGGCTACTATATGGACCACACAATCGTCCAACTCTACCCAGGAAATCCAAATAAAACACAAAACTGCGTTTCTATTGCTTTAACCTTTGCAGTTTATCCAAAATATAAATACAAAATTGATGAGTTAATAAAAAAAGAATTAAAAGAAAAAAGTTTGTCTGACGATACCTCAATGGCGATATACTATGGAATAACTCCATCAAAAAGCATGAAGTTATTTGCTCTTAGGGCAAAGAGAGAGTTGGTTTCAATAGAAGATGCGAGAGCAATAGCAATGCAAAATGATATAAGGGTTGTTAAAGTTAATGGTGAAGGAGGGATTATTGGGGCTGTTGCTGCCTTAGGTCTTGCTGAACACCACGACATTGCCGCAAAATTGCCTGAGGATTTATAA